Genomic window (Vidua macroura isolate BioBank_ID:100142 chromosome 3, ASM2450914v1, whole genome shotgun sequence):
TGACACACCAGGACTTGCTGTtggtgctgcagccaggcccTGTCCCATCCTGCAGAGGCTGCACCGGCATCTGCAGGAGGGCACCTTCCAAGTGAGTCACTCGCACTTCAGCTTTGAGCCTGCCTTCAAACACAACACCTTCCCAGTGAATCAAAACCTGCTTACGGATCAGTGGCAGCACACACACCGAGGGGATCCTTTGGGGAAGAAAGCGGATCATTACTGGGATGCTCCAGGGAAGAGACCAGTGTCAGTCGGAAGACAAAGGCAGGGCAGCAAAGCAGTGGGGAGAAAGTGGGGTAAGAGCAGAGAGGCCCTATGGCCATTCCTGCCATTATATATTGCTAACTGAAGccacaagaaaaattaaaacctccAACTAAACCATATTCCTATAGCTCATATCCTGTACCAGGCCTTCACTGAGCTCTAGCCCACATCCTGCCCCAGACTTTTTATGCCACTAGTGACAGCTCTCTGAAAAGAAGGTACTTGCAGTAAACATAAAAACTATGATCCTGAGATTGACAtcagttaaagaaaaataaagcaatctctgcttttaaattaaGCAATGGTGAAGCCAAATACTTGACTTGTTGGATTTTGCCCCTTCAAAAATTCTTTGTTATACTGTTTAGGAAATGTCACATCCAAAACATACTAAGGCAAAAAAGCAGGTGAAATTATGTAAATGAAAGGTGATGGATGGAACAGAGACAGGGTGAACTACTGCGCCAAGCTGCTGCACCTGCTTAGAAATTTAATCTAGTCTTaaagcagcctggcctggcagaAGCTAAAAGGAAATAGGAATTAGGGCCATGGCCACATCCCATTTAAACTTTCACACCGGTAGTACACTACACTTCCCTGTGCCTGTTACACCCCTCTGGTTCCCTGGCTTAGCCAAGGCACAGGAGTTTTGTGTTTTATAAACCCCCCTTACTTCCTAAAACTCTGTCCTACATCTCTTGCAGAGCTGTGTTAATGCCAAACGGTGACAGAAAATTAAGTTTGTCACTGCCACGGATGCAAGCAGTGCATCCCTGTAAGCCTTTAGGCTTACTCCTGAGCCCTGAACTGGAAAAACTAGCGACTCTCTCATCTTCCCAGTCCTTCTTGCAGCCAAGTTAATCACTCACAGAAATCTAGTTAGCTGTATATTGACTTTTCATTTCCCAGCTAGTTGCAGATATTTCCCCCCCACCACTACTATTCCTCCTCCTTTAGCTTGTCTGTGGTCCTGTCAGGGTTGCTGCTGATCCACGTTCAGTCTGGAGTGCAGTGTAGGCGAAATACGAGCCTGCAATACTGcactctctcttctctccccgGACAGGTTAGAGAGGACGAAATAAGAACTCCTTACGTGCAAGGAGTGCCACCTAACGGCCGGTTGAAGGATCCCAAAGCTCCACACAAAGCTCCTGGagtcttggcttttttttccatacacGAGTCTATGAAATCACACACACGTATTTTCACATATAGTGAAATGCAAGTCACTTTCATGGCATGTCTGCCCACAAACCACACTTCAAGGGTAATTTTTATGCAGTCTTtacattcatattttttaaaatagtttcttaAATCCTAAGTCTTCAAGACAGCTGTAGTAATCCAGATGCAAATAAGAACTTGGGTATTTCAGTTTGGAGTGTAAAACTGATGAATGCTGGCTGttagggagcagctgctggagaccAGTGGTTGCACTGAGGCCTTCACCACGTCAGGCTGCAACAAACATGCTTATAGGGCAATGTAGGCCAGGTGTAACCTTTTAGTGGCCTTTCAGTTTAAGGTGACAAGATTCGACAGAAGGCAGACATGGTGTTGTAGGATGACCAGACCCAGCAGTGGTGAAGCAAACTGCTATGGTGGCAGTTTCTTAACATTCTCCAGCCAGAGTAGTCTGCATCATCCCACCATCACCATGGATTGCTCCACTCACTTGGAAGAGATGTCCACTGGTCTTTTTCCTCAGAAACTTGTGGTTGATTCCTTCTTGCTATTAACCCTTCAGTAAAGTGTATCTTGCTTTACTTGAAGAGATGCTGTGTGTATGGAAAATGCAGGAGAACTGAGGGGCTCCAGAAGAATGCACGAGTAAGAAAACCCTCACAAGCCATTAAGTGTCCTCCTGCTGCACCAAGGGAAGTTTGAAGTTTGAATAGCTATTTTGCACCTCAGGAATTATTATTCACTTCTTGTCCAGTTATGACAAAGCCCTCTCGAGCCTTTCATTTTGTACTAGATCATTACCTAGTGACCTTCATTACGTTGGCCCAGATGCAGTTAACACAGCCTGTTCCAAATGAGCAATATTTCTCTGGTTGTTCTTTTGGAAAATGTTCCTGGAAATGGGGCTCAGGTAACAGGTTCCTGGTTCCACACTCTGAGCAGCAGGGCCTGCCCTGCCTGAGGGGCTTGCTTTCACCTAGATGTAAAGAGCCTCCTCATCAGCTTATGCACAGGCATTAGGGTTGAACTGGCTGTGAGAATACACTTCTCCCATGTGACCCACATATGCCAGGTGAAAACAAATAGAGGTTGGACTAAAGGAGACATGAATGCACACTATTGCTGTTAAAATATGTTCTAAAACAGACTATTTATATTGCATATGTTCTTGCAAGATACTAATACATTTTAGTAGCCCTGAGAAAAATTCTTCCCACTGCTTCATCAGAACTCAAGTATTATGAAAACTTCTAGATAACATTTCCATAAAGTAACAAATACTTGCTAATATGTGACCTTCAGGATTTCTTGCGTGATAACCAGTTTCAAGGTAACTGAAGAGCAGTCTCTTATGATAATAATGAAAGGGCCAAGTAACCCCCACTTAGGTAGTTTTAACCTCTGGAACTCATCTCTGAATTATCCAGAACAATCCTCATAGGTCACCACAAAATGAGATGGCTTCTTCCTTTAGTTTGCAGAACCTTCTATTgaaaaaatgcacacacacacttgaCCCTCCTTCATAGCTGCTTTGCCTCAGAAATTGAGTCTATTAACTTGTTTCTCAAATTTCCATTCAGGCAACTTACGCTGCATTTCAGTGAAGTGTTCTTGTTCAAGGCTCAACACTGACAGATTGTGTTGTTCCAGGCAGCATCTAAACTCACTCAAGGACAAAGACAACTGATAGGACAAAATTTCTCGTCTTTGACCCAAATTGAGCagcatatttaaaaaacatagtGGTAGTCATTGTTATCCTTGTGGGTAGGACACTGTATTCAAGCACAACATTTTACAGAGACAGCATTTGTAGTAACATACCCAAAATGAAGGTGGCCATGACCCATTAATAACAGCCTGCAATAAATAGTAACTGCAAAGCCTTCCTCTCTGGATAAAAGAGATCCTAGTCTTAGAATACTTCCTTGTAAAAGCACATGTCAGAGGTGTTATTTTTCCATAGCTAATCCAGAATTGCTCAATTGTTTGGACAATGATCTATTTTGGGACATGTATATGAGGGACAGACTTGCCTACAGCTTAAATTCTCCCCTCTCTCAACAGGCTACACTATTCACtaaattcttaatttgttttctgtttgtcatTCAAattcagaagtaaaataagacaTTAGGAAAAATCCCCACATTTAACAATACCCAAAATCCTTCTTTACTCACATCTGTCACAGTAGGAAGGACAAATGAGGAAACTGCAGAGAgcaattttaatggaaatatcTCAAAAATGCTTCATGATGTGAGAGATGCTTTGTGGTGCACCTCTCACCCTCATCTTAAAAACTAAgataatacaaatatttcttgGTAGTCCTGTCCTTGAAAATGTCAAGTATCACTGGAAACACTGATAGATGGCTGCAGCTTTAAGAAGGAAGTATGGAAAATTAACATGGCAAAGCAAGTTTTACTATCAGTATTCATAaaatttttcacagaagtgCAACAATagtgaaacttttaaaaataggatGGAGAAAGAAGCAGTTAATGCAATCTATATTCACCAGCACCTGTTTTTACAGAGAACTTTAAGAAGGAAAAGTGTTAATACAGAAAGGCTCTAATAAACAAGACTTATATACAGGTGAACCCACTGGTAAGTGGCACAAAATGGCCAGGCTTAGTGGAAATTCAAACTTCGGTAGCAATTTATTCAGCGTATGCAAGAACAAAGTAATTTACATTAAACTTAGTAAACTTAGTAAACTTactcaatatttttaaaacttagtgtcaatatttttaaaaatatgaagcatttaaaattagttaagagagcagcagccattTAAAATTCCAGTAACAAGAGATAAAACAATTTTGCTTAAAAgttatttatataaaacaatttttatgtTTAAGCAAACATACAATCAGTTTTACTGATTGTAAGGGATCACACTGTTTTAATGCCTAACCCATTAAGTACCTTAGTGCAGCAAGAGAATGTTTCAGGAAGCTCACAAAGAAAACATATGTGCCTGGCACAATTGCTTTAGTACTCAACTGACTGTCTTGCTAACCACAAAGATAGCTGCCTTCCAGAAGAAGTGAAACAAAGACTGGCAGGTAATGTCACTTTAGTCCTAATTTGTCCTGTCTAGCACTTGAAAAAAGTTTAACTGGGAAATCGTGACAGCTTTTATGTCCAGGAACAGTCTTTACCAGTATTCCTAGCAGCATTGCACACAATTTTTACTTACCAGTGTGAGGATATGGAGGTCAGCTacattttaaattccatttcagAACAGGCACACGGAGTTTAACCACAGCTAAGCAAACCCTGAGCAAAAATTACCTTTCAAACAATATTTCCAGTCCTGGTTTATCTTTTTAAGAAGCTTTCTGCTGTTCtatgaaagacaaaaatcaagATGTTCATTTATTTTAGATTCCAAAACATCAGTCTCACAGACAGGACAAGTGACTCTTCTCTCCTGCCTCACAGGATTGCTAGGACTTGCAGAGGACTGTGTAAATTCAACTCTGTTTTTTGTAGTTGTAGTGACATCAGTACCCCCCTTTTTGTTGAAATACTTTTCAAAGGcagttttgtcttccttttttggCCATTGCTGCAGTGTATTAACACATTCtaagttttttttctcagatgcACCCTGAGCTCTTGTAGTCTGCTCCAAACAAATTCGTTTTGGTGACCAGTTAGAAGATGGCATAGCCCTCTTGCCAACTGGTGAGCCTTGGCTTGATGTTTCTTCAGCAACATGAGCCATCCTAGCAGGCAATCCACAATTGTTCTCATCATCTTCTATGTGAGCAGCAGATAGTTTTGGAAACTCACGCTTTAAAGCTAAGCTGCTCTTCTCACTGGCACCATTGGTATGAAGTGGAAAGATGCTGCCATGGGGcagtttttccagttttatctCATTTTTAGGGATTGGTGGTGTCCTTACTGCTGAATGATGCAGTGAGCCATGTGCTTCACTGTTTGCAGTGGAGCTGCTGGCGTTTGTGTTTTTCTCTAAAAGTACATCGTCTCCTCCTCCAAGCTGATATCCTGTTCCACTAAAAGGAGTCAGATCTTTGCTATTACCATGCATCTGTGTCTTGCCTGcaaaatcagattaaaaaataaattaataattttttcattaaaaaatcatgGGCTTATTATTTGAGGTGcttcacacaaaaaaatctgctgcttgAAAATAATGCATCAAACTAAACGTTTTGTAGACAATTCAGTTGAGGAGCAGCCTAGAAGTGCACAAACAAACAGGCCCTGTTCTTTGGCTATGTAACAGTAACATCTAAACCAAGCTTATGTAGTGTTTGGTGTATATTCTTTCAAGAAAAAGTCTGGACAAAAATcagttcagaaaagaaaaaaaaatcataaaataccTTTGTTAGTTGACTTGAAATGTGAAGGTTTTGCTGTCTGAATTTCCTGCTTAGACTTCTCTGAGAATTTCTCTGGCTCTTTCACTTTTGTGAACGTGCCCCCACACGTCCTTTGATGTTCATCCCACCAGAAGTCATGTGCAGAGGGTGCTCTGTTCATTGAGCGCTTCACATATCCAAAGTAAGGTGCTCTGTTTTGGCAGGGGCCATTGCATCGCCACCAGTGCTGGCGGTACAAATTAATCTCATCATAAAAATCGTGATAGATCTAcgtttaaaaaaacaacaaaaaaaaatatccacaaaaaAACAGTCATTCGGGAATTTACAAATTTTATATCACTAGctctaaaatgctttttaaaaaatctatttccaTTCAATTCCTTCCACTACTGCTGTGATTTTTTATTAGCAGTTAAAAGAGCTAGATCTGAGTAAAATTTGATCAACATTTAGCTACTGTTAAaacaaagcttaaaaaaaaaagataggaaGTGTAGGAATATGTCCTGGTTATCTTGTTGGAACTGCAAAAAGATCATTTTGGAAATCTATCTACAATTTCACCTAGAAGATGTACTGTTTAGAATGGATTTCAAACAATACCAGTATTGTATTCTCCTTTCAGTTATTACCTTAACTGACCTTATTAgacacattatttttaaatattgacaTAAATATCATTACCCTCTATTGACATAAATCTTGACTGCTCTTCACATGGAGCACTTCTGTCCCTGCTACCATTTAAGCCCTTTCTAGTTTACCACAAAAGcttaaagaaaaattcttaCAGAGAACATACCTGAAAATTACATGACTAACAGCTCACCACATCTTCCTCAACCTGTTCCCACCACCATCCCCAACAAATAACTATGGAACTAGCATACACTTGGATGCAAACTTGTACTGGTACCAACTGTGGAGTGTCTAACAAGAATATTACTTAATCTGCACCGGTCAACTAAAACAGCAAATTAGGAATAAAGCTCTATTAAAGAAGGTAAAGAGGATTATTCTTACTGTGACATTGGCTCCAGTCAAGAGATTAATGCGACGCATGTGCTTGCAGAACTCAGGTCCATGAGACTCACGATCTTTGTAGTTATGAGTAACAAAGAGCAGGGCATGGATCATTTCATGCAACAGTGTCTGAAATGATGCAACCATTAGATATTCACTGAAAAGCATTGCACTTTCAGTTTCATTATTAAGCTGCAAGTATTTTACTCTTCTACATTGATTGTGGTTACTATTCTTATCTTTGATTAACCATATACTCAGTCTGGGTCATAAAAACAATACTTTGATCTATCAGACCAAATTACCCCTATTTTCACTTCACTAAAATATGCTGCATATTATCACTCCAATAAGCACCATtccaaaaaggagaaataatccTCAAACTTAAATCATATCTTTAAAGACATCATCCCCTACACAACCCCCAAAAAGAGCCTCTTTTGAGCAAGCTGAAACTCTACAGCATTTCTGTTCTTAAGCAAATCTGAATGTTCAGCCAgctcaaagcagcagctctggcagaggcccgaaaagcaataaaatgtcATGTTAAGTCATATCCTATATCcttattttctgctgttggCTCTTTCAAAACTCCAGTCCATGTTTGGTTTGAATACTAGAGGAAAATTTAGGAGTTAAAAActtggggtgtttttttctctatataaagtcaataaaataaatgagtgaCTTTAGACTTCTACTTGGAGTTGCCCACTTAGAAACATAAAACTAAAGATTACCATGGTACTGCAACACAAGCCACATGAACTTAATAGTAAAGCCACCACTATTTTATGACCTCTAAGTTACTGCATAAAAGAATCCCACTATGAAACCTAAAATGTTTGTATGAAGTGGGGGTGGACACAATACACTTTATGTATTACTTTATGAATCTGTATGCAGATTCATAAGCCATGTTCAAATACCTCCACAAGATCCTTCCTTGGCCGTAACTTTAGAAGTGGCTCACTGAGACGAATGGAACACAACCCACTTCTTTCGTGATATGAACAGATACCCGCagagctgaaaggaaaagaagaaagaaaatatgaaaatgcatttgtttctgTAGCACATGAAGAAAATAGAGAATTAAGTTAAAATGCCATCCCCTCTAAACACATGCTAGGTCACTCAGAACATGGAATAAAATCACTTTGAGTAGTTACCTGAAAAACTCAGCATcattaagcaaagaaaaaaaaaatccacaagttCCTTAGGGTAGAAAAACCTCTTTTGAAGGCAGAAGAATGTTTCCTTTAGAACTTGTGGTGAACTAAAATACACTGCACGGAGGCTGGAGATTcacagcagcaaacacagaCTTAATTGCCAGTTGTTTCAATTTCATTCCCCACCCTTCATCAACTTTTGGCTCATACCGAACCTACATATACCTCCACTTCTGTGCACTAATCCAACAAACACcactttttttgtctgtgttagTCCTACTGAATTAGCCCTCTATCAGTGCAACATCCAACTATTTCCAAATGTCTAAAGAATACCGCAGCCAACAGAGGATAAGAGGTGGCGGGACTCCAGCCACCAGCAACTGCAtctgctgcagaactgcagcCTTGCACTTCAAAGATTCCTGGGTTTGTTTAACCTCAGATTTCTTCTACATTCCCCTTCATAGCCCATTCTAAATTTTTCTAATATACTATTATTGGTTCATATTTGCCTTTCTGCTGTGCAGTAAAGACTGAGAACCAGAGCAGCAACACGAGTACGTGAGGTTTCCACACACGTCATCTAAGACCGAGTAATTTCTTCCATCTTAACATCCCTCCGGCTTGCCTCCACCGCCTTGATGGCTGCTAAGGACGACAGATGCAAGGCAAGGGAGACAACGACAGCGACCGACTCATGTCCCGCCGTAGGGGCTCTGCCAGAGATGCGGAACATCCAAGTGCCCGGGAAGAAAAGCCATGGCACCAGCACGGTGCTAGCGAGGAACAGCGAGGAGCAGCATAGAGCGACAAGCGACAGCTCCTCCCCGACACTCACAGCCACACGCTGTGGCTCCATAGGTGccggcccctcccgccgccccgACACTGGGCACGCTGCCGGTGCCGGCGGAGGCACGGCGGGCAGCTCCCGAAACACACGGATCGGCCTGCCCGCCGCCTGCCCGGCCCTGGCGACCGCCCCACGCACCCCCGGCCCCCGGGACAGGGCAGCCCCGGGAGCTTGGCTGCGCTCGGCCCCACACCCCGGTGCCGCACCTGGTCATGCGGGGGCTCCAGGACACCGTGACAGCCTCCAGTTTGCCCCAGAAGAGCGTCTGGTTGAAGTGCACGAACAGGCCATGCACGTCGGGGCTGGGGTCCAGGAGCTCCCACGCCTCGTCCACCACCGACAGTGGGCAGAGGGACGAGCGGTACGGAGAGACATCAGGGCGCTTTGCTGCTGgtgccgccgctgctgctgctgccttgtccTGCTCTTCCCATTCCCTCTGCAGCCTGAGGGCCAACAAGAAATCCTCGTCCTCCATCTCCCGAGCGCGGCTCGCGTCGGGCGGCAGAGCCGCAACCGGAAACCGCAGCCGCCGCGGCGCACGCGCAGCACCTACCGCGGGCTGCCGCCGCCGCGTCCTTCCGAGTGCGCGGGCCGGCAGCGTCCCCTCcgccccttcccttcccttcccttcccttcccttcccttcccttcccttcccttcccttcccttccctcccctccgctccgctccgccctGCGCGGCCCTATCGCGTCACCGCAGGCAGtctctcctgccgccgagccgCAGGGCGCAGGCGCGGCGCCGTGTGGTGTCGCCGGGGCGGGTAccaggcggcggcggcggcggcggcggcggcgcggacATGGCGCTGTCGCTGGGCGAGAGCGGTGGCGGGAGCCGGCTGCGGCGGCAGCTGGAGTCGGGCGGCTTCGCGGCGGGGGAGTACGTGAAGCAGCTGTCGCAGCAGTCGGACGGGGACCGGGACCTGCAGGAGCATCGGCAGCGCATCCAGGCGCTGAGCGAGGAGACGGCGCAGAGCCTGAAGCGCAATGTCTACCAAAACTACCGGCAGTTCATCGAGACGGCGCGGGAGATCAGCTACCTGGAGAGCGAGATGTACCAGCTCAGCCACATCCTCACCGAGCAGAAGGGCATCATGGAGGCCGTCACCCAGGCCCTGCTCTTCCAGGCCGACCGCGACGACCCCGCGCTGggcgcccgccgcgccgccgccgccgacCCCTTCCTGCCGCTGTCGGCCAAGGATGCGGCGATCAACGAGGAGGGGCGGCAGCGCACTCTCACCACCCTCCTGGAGAAGGTGGAGGGCTGCCGCGACCTCCTGCCCGAGAGCCCTGGCAAGTACCTGGTCTACAACGGGGACCTGGTGGAGTACGACGCCGACCACATGGCGCAGATCCAGCGGGTGCACGCCTTCCTCATGAACGACTGCCTGCTCGTGGCCACCGCCCTGCCCAACCGCCGCGGCGCCTACCGCTACGACGCCCTGTACCCCCTCGACGGGCTGGCCGTGGTCAATGTCAAGGACAACCCGCCTATGAAGGACATGTTCAAACTGCTCATGTTCCCCGAGAGCCGCATCTTCCAGGCTGAGAACGCCAAGATCAAGAAGGAgtggctggaggtgctggaggagacCAAGCGCAACCGTGCCCTCAGCGAGAAGCGGCGCCTGGAGCAGGAGGCCctgccccggcccgcccccACGCCCCCCGAATCCACCAACCCCTTCgacgaggatgaggaggaggaggatgagccCCCCGCTGAGGAGGAGGTTGTTGACCTCTCACTTGAGTGGATCCAGGAGCTGCCCGAGGACCTGGACGTCTGCATTGCTCAGCGGGACTTCGAGGGGGCGGTGGACCTCTTGGATAAACTGAACGAGTACCTGGCGGACAAGCCTGTGAGCCAGCCCGTGAAGGAGCTGCGGGCCAAGGTGGATGAGCGCGTCCGGCAGCTCACAGATGTGCTGGTGTTCGAGCTGTCTCCAGACCGCTCTCTGCGAGGAGGGCCGCGGGCCACCCGCCGAGCCGTGTCCCAGCTCATTCGCCTGGGCCAGTCCACCAAGGCCTGCGAGCTGTTCCTGAAGAACCGGGCAGCCGCGGTGCAGACGGCCATCCGGCAGCTGCGCATCGAGGGCGCCACGCTGCTCTACATCCACAAGCTCTGCCATGTCTTCTTCACCAGCCTCCTGGAGACGGCCAGGGAGTTTGAGACGGACTTCACCGGCAACAACGGCTGCTATTCGGCCTTTGTTGTCTGGGCCCGCTCGTCCATGAGGATATTTGTAGATGCCTTCAGTAAGCAAGTATTTGATAGCAAAGAGAGTTTGTCAACTGCGGCAGAGTGTGTCAAGGTAAGAGAGCCCAAAGAAGGGGGGTGGTggggcacagcagctgaaacaaaGGCTTCAAAGCTTTAAAGTCGCTTTTCTAGCTCTAGTTTGGTTGTTGACTCTTGTGTGGGTCTCCAGAGAGGTTTCCTGAGTTGAAAGATTAATATTCATTcgaaatttgtttgttttttttttcagtttcacagCGGAAAGCCTTAAGGTTATAGTACAGGTCAAGGAAAACCCTGCCTTTATCAGGAATGCAAAATGTGTTGATTCTTAATTTGCCTGTAACTAGTAG
Coding sequences:
- the EXOC8 gene encoding exocyst complex component 8; protein product: MALSLGESGGGSRLRRQLESGGFAAGEYVKQLSQQSDGDRDLQEHRQRIQALSEETAQSLKRNVYQNYRQFIETAREISYLESEMYQLSHILTEQKGIMEAVTQALLFQADRDDPALGARRAAAADPFLPLSAKDAAINEEGRQRTLTTLLEKVEGCRDLLPESPGKYLVYNGDLVEYDADHMAQIQRVHAFLMNDCLLVATALPNRRGAYRYDALYPLDGLAVVNVKDNPPMKDMFKLLMFPESRIFQAENAKIKKEWLEVLEETKRNRALSEKRRLEQEALPRPAPTPPESTNPFDEDEEEEDEPPAEEEVVDLSLEWIQELPEDLDVCIAQRDFEGAVDLLDKLNEYLADKPVSQPVKELRAKVDERVRQLTDVLVFELSPDRSLRGGPRATRRAVSQLIRLGQSTKACELFLKNRAAAVQTAIRQLRIEGATLLYIHKLCHVFFTSLLETAREFETDFTGNNGCYSAFVVWARSSMRIFVDAFSKQVFDSKESLSTAAECVKVAKEHCKQLSEIGLDLTFIIHALLVKDIKGALQSYKDIIIEATKHRNSEEMWRKMNLMTPEALGKLKEEMRSCGVGNFDQYTGDDCWVNLSYTVVAFTKQTMAFLEEALKLYFPELHMVLLESLVEIILVAVQHVDYSLRCEQDPEKKAFIRQNASFLYETVLPVVEKRFEEGVGKPAKQLQDLRNASRLMRVNPESTTSVV
- the SPRTN gene encoding DNA-dependent metalloprotease SPRTN: MEDEDFLLALRLQREWEEQDKAAAAAAAPAAKRPDVSPYRSSLCPLSVVDEAWELLDPSPDVHGLFVHFNQTLFWGKLEAVTVSWSPRMTSSAGICSYHERSGLCSIRLSEPLLKLRPRKDLVETLLHEMIHALLFVTHNYKDRESHGPEFCKHMRRINLLTGANVTIYHDFYDEINLYRQHWWRCNGPCQNRAPYFGYVKRSMNRAPSAHDFWWDEHQRTCGGTFTKVKEPEKFSEKSKQEIQTAKPSHFKSTNKGKTQMHGNSKDLTPFSGTGYQLGGGDDVLLEKNTNASSSTANSEAHGSLHHSAVRTPPIPKNEIKLEKLPHGSIFPLHTNGASEKSSLALKREFPKLSAAHIEDDENNCGLPARMAHVAEETSSQGSPVGKRAMPSSNWSPKRICLEQTTRAQGASEKKNLECVNTLQQWPKKEDKTAFEKYFNKKGGTDVTTTTKNRVEFTQSSASPSNPVRQERRVTCPVCETDVLESKINEHLDFCLS